GGCCCCGCGCATGTCGGCCAAGCACATGTCGGCCCAGCGCATGTCGGCCCCGCGCATGTCGCAATCGGATAGATCAAGCCTTGCCCCGTCCGAGTCCTCTGCTAACCATTTTGCGTGGGCCGCTATCATGCTGTTTAATTGCTCTTGTGTAAGACGTTTCATCACCTTGCCTCCTTTCTCAGGTTGGTTATCCCCTGCATTTCTCTCACCGTCTGTAGTCGTGCTGGTCCTCGGTGTTGCTTTGTGTGTCTGCGCCTCGCCCTGGCGATCAGCTTGCGGGCTATGCCGTCTAGCAGCACCAGCAACGCCATACCGGCAACCCCAAAACATATGCCCGACAAAAATTCATTCATATTGCTACCCTCCTTACTTCTTTATCCTCTGTTAGTTCTTCGAGTGTTACACCCAGTTGACGCGCTACATCTATCATTTCTGCAATAATGAATCTCTCTGGCCTGTTCATGCGCTCGTCAAAGGTTGATCTGCTCATGGTGGTTAATTTAGCGCTTAACTGGCGGCGCGACCGTATCCCTGCCCGCTGCATGTAGTAAGCAATGTTGCACGGGATACGCTTTGCGTACTGCTGGCGCGCCCTCTCCTGTTCCTGCGCCTGCGTTAGTGGTTTAACCCTCGGCATCGTGATCTCTCCTTTCTATCGATTTACCCCGCCTTTAACAGCTCATCAGTTGTACAATGCAACGCTTCGGACAGAGCCAATAGGTGGTTTACTTTAGGATGGCTATCGCCTTTTTCCCACGCAACAATAGTCGGCTGGGAAACTCCAATCTTTTTAGCAAGCTGCACTTGTGTTAACCCGACCTGCTT
Above is a genomic segment from Luoshenia tenuis containing:
- a CDS encoding helix-turn-helix domain-containing protein; this encodes MNLKAIRKQVGLTQVQLAKKIGVSQPTIVAWEKGDSHPKVNHLLALSEALHCTTDELLKAG
- a CDS encoding pentapeptide repeat-containing protein, whose translation is MFWGCRYGVAGAARRHSPQADRQGEAQTHKATPRTSTTTDGERNAGDNQPEKGGKVMKRLTQEQLNSMIAAHAKWLAEDSDGARLDLSDCDMRGADMRWADMCLADMRGADMRWADMCLADMRGADMCGANIDYSVWPLWCGSLGVKVDKRLAAQLAYHFCRLICDDPEVKTAQRAIAGLANQFHRVNECGRINCND